One Methylocystis iwaonis genomic window, CGATCAACAAAGGGCGAAGCTCCAATGTCACAGATTTTGAGAGGCGGCGGCTCGCCAAGCTGGAGACGACATCATATGTGATATGATAGTCAGACGCCATGCGTCTTGTGCTGGACACCAATGTCGTGGTCGCTGCGCTGAGAAGCCCTCGCGGCGCCTCGGCGGAGCTGCTCCGGCTGGCGCGGGCGGGAGAGATTCGGTTGCTGGCGTCCGTTGCGCTGGTTGTCGAATATGAATCTGTCTGTCAGCGGAGCGAGCACCGAAAGGCGGCGCAGCTCTCCACACGGGAGGTCCGCCAGTTTTTGAACGCAGTCGTCGAGTTGGTCGAGCCCGTCGATATCTGGTTCTTATGGCGGCCGCAGTTACGGGATCCAGGCGACGAGCTGGTTCTCGAGGCCGCCGTCAACGGTCGCGCCGCGGGAATCGCGACATTCAATAAGAAGGACTTCTCGCCCGCGTCTGACCGCTTTTGCGTCGGCGTATTGACGCCGGGTGAATGGCTTGTGAGGCTAAGGCCATGAAGACGAAAGTGTCCGCCTATGCGCTCCGGCTTCCCGCTTCTTTGAAAGCGGAGGCCGAGAAGCTCGCAGCCGAAGACGGGGCGAGCCTCAACCAGTTCGTTTCCACAGCAGTGGCCGAAAAGGTTTCGGCCTTGCGGACCGCGCAATATTTCGCGGACCGCAAAGGCCGGGCGGATTGGGCCGCATTCGATAGACTCATGTCGCGCGATACGGGAGAACCGCCTCGCGCTGGAGATGAGATTCCCGAGGAATACGCGCGCTCGAAGAAGAAGACTTAAGCCGGCTCCACCGCCTTCACCTGCGGCACGAAATGGCGCAGCAGATTTTCGATGCCGTTTCGCAGCGTCGCGGTCGAGGAGGGGCAGCCTGAGCAGGCGCCTTTCATGCCGAGATAGACGACGCCGTCTCGAAAGCCGCGGAAGACGATGTCGCCGCCGTCGCCGGCCACCGCCGGGCGCACGCGGGTCTCGATCAGCTCCTTGATGGTCGCGACGGTCTCGGCGTCGGCCGGGTCGTAGAATTCGCCGCCATGGTCGGCCACAGTCGAACCGCCGTCGGTGAAGAGCGGCGCGCCAGAAGCGAAATGCTCCATGATCGTGCCGAGGATCGCGGGCTTGAGATGCGCCCAGTCCGTCTCGTTCTTGGTCACGGAGACGAAGTCGCCGCCGTACATCACCGCCTCGACGCCGTCGATGGCGAGCAGCGCATGGGCCAGCGGGGCGTTGGCGGCGGCCTCGCGCGAGCGAAACTCCATCGCGCCCTGGCCGAGGACATTCTGGCCGGGGAGGAACTTCAGCGTGGCGGGGTTGGGGGTGGCTTCGGTTTGGATGAACATTGAGGGCCTCCTGCGCCCGGTTCAAGGCCGGGGCTCTGGCGCGGGCTTTAGCACAGTTCGGGCTTTCGGCGATACGGTCGGCTTTTACGTGGGGTTTCAGTCCGCTGGCTGGGAGTCCCGATGCCGTGCGCGCCAGCGATTGAGGGCGACGACCGACCACACGCCCTCGACGAGACCGAACGGCCAGGCGCCCTGCAGGAAGCCATAAATCGAGCCGAGCGCGCAGGAGGCGGAAAAGCCCAGCACGAACCAGTGACTGCGCTCCTCCAGCGCGTAAGTGAGCAGCATGGCGCTCACCGCGAAAAGGCCGAACAGGCTCAGGGCGTCCATAGGCCTCCTTTGGTCATGCGCCGCTCGCGCTTTGGCCAAGCATATTGCTTCCGCCGCGTAAATCCACCACTCTGCGCGCATGGACGAAGACGCCCTTCTTGCCGCGAACGCCGCCTATTACCGCGCCTTCGCCGCCCGCGACCTTCCCGCCATGGAGGCGATCTGGGCGGAGGAGGGGGTGAGCTGCGTGCATCCCGGCTGGCCGGCGCTCATCGGCCGGACGCCGGTCATCGCCTCCTATCGCGATATTTTCAGGAATCCCGCGCAGGACGCCGTGGCCGCGCGCGAGGAGAAGGTGTTGATCGAGGGCGTCGACGGCAGAGTGTTCTGCATCGAGGAGGTCGGCGGCGGATTGTTGCTCGCGACCAACTGGTTTCGCGCCATCGAGAGAAAATGGCGGCTCCTGCATCATCAGGCGAGTCCGCTCGCCGTGGCGCCGACCGCGCCGTCGCGTGGCCCGAAGCCGTCGTTTCACTGATACCATTTCCGGTTGAACAGCTCACATCGGGGCCGCCTCGTCGTCATTGCGAGGAGCAAAGCGACGAAGCAATCCAGAGCCACGAGGCCGGGGGCGGATCAGCCCTTTTCCCCCTCCGCCTCTTCGAGCTTCTTCCGCCGCCACACCTTCTTGGGGTCGCGCCGCGGGCCTTCGACGAGCCGCACCACCAAGCCCCAGAGCGTGCGCACGTCCTGCTGTGTGAGGCCCATGCGGTGGAACATATTGCGCAGATTGCGCGACATCACCGGCTTTTTGTCCAGCGGCCGGAAGAAGCCGCGCTTGTCGAGCTCCTCTTCGAGGAAGTCGAAAAAAGCCAGGGTCATCTCGCGCGTCGCCGGCGGCGAGCGCTCCTCCTGCTCATAGGGCAAAGCGTCGCCATGGGCGGCGCGGAACCATTCGTAGCCGACGAGCAGCACCGATTGCGCGAGATTGAGCGAGGCGTAGGCGGGATTGACCGGGAAGGTCAGTATGGCGTCGGCAAGCGCCACATCGTCATTGTCGAGGCCGGTGCGCTCGGGGCCGAAGAGCACGCCATGTTTCTCTCCGGCCGCGACGCGCGCGGCCGTGTCGGCGAGCGCCTTGGCGGGAGGGAGCACCGGCTTCATCTGCCCGCGCCCGCGCGCGGTGGCGGCATAGACGAAATTGAGGTCGGCGATCGCCTCGCGCGTCGAGTCGTAGAGCTTGGCGCTTTCGAGCAGATGGGTGGCGCCGGCGGCGGCGGCGTAGGCGCCCTTGCGATAGGCGCCGGTGCGCGGCCAGCCCTCGCGGGGCGACACCAGGCGCAGATCCGAGAGGCCGAAATTGGCCATGGCGCGGGCGCACATGCCAATGTTCACGGCAAGCTGCGGGCGCACCAATATGATGGCTGGCCCGCCCGTGAGCGCCTGCTTGGTGTGATCCGTTCCCGCTCCGACCAACTTTTAGCTTCCTCTTGCAGAGAGATCGCTAATTAGGCTGAAGCGGCGCGCGGGGGAAGGGGGCCGCGGCTTTTCCGCAAACCAGGTCGCTTCCGCTAATGCGTCAGCCGCAGCTTGGACGCCGCCAGCGCCTTGTTGAAGAGCTGCTGCATGCCCTTCTGGATGTCGCCAGGAGTGGACGCCGTGAAGAAGTAGTCGGGCGTCGCGCATTCCTGGAGATTGGGCGCAATATCGCTCGCGAAGGGGCCGATGAGCTTGTCATATTGCTCGGTTCCGACGAAAGGCACATAGGTCGTATAGACCACGGCGACGATGGCGTTCTTCTGTTTCAGCGCCGTGCAAGCGCCGCGCGGAAAGGCGCCGGTGTTCGCCTTGGTCATGTATTTTGGCCACCAGGAGAGCGGCTTTCCATATGGCGCCGACATTCCCTGCCAACCGGTATAAATGCCGTCGTCCACGCCATCGGTCACGATGAAGATAATCTCCTGGGGCGTTGTCGCCTTTTGTCCGTTCCCATTTCCGGAAACTTTGGTGTTGATCCATTTGATGGCGTCGCTTGTCTGCGTGCCGTCGTCGGTCGTCGGCAAATCGAGCGCCTTGACGGCCGAGGCGACTTTGTTGAGGTCCGTCGTCAGATCGACGAGCGTTGTGACCTGATGGTTGAAGGCGTGGGCGGCCATCTGGATATGGGTGCGGGCGTTGGACGCGGTCACCGTCTTGGCCGTGGCGATCAGAGCCGTGGTCGCGTCCCGCAATTCGTCTATGCGGAAGCGAATGCCCTGCGCCTTGGGCTTGTCGTAATAGGTCGAAGACGAGCCATTTGTGTGACAGCCGAAAGCGCAGCCTGTCAGGTCCTCCATTCGGGAAATGTCGTCCGCAGTGGCGCCGATGCCCATCGACATGGAGCGGTCGAGCAGAAGGCGAATGTTGAGATAGATCTGGCTTCCCAGCGAAATATTCGAGGTGACGGTTCGGCCCACAGGGATCGACGAGAAGCCGATGAGCCCGGTCATGGCGGCGGGCGATTGCGCCGAATAGGTCACTGTCGCCGACCAGGAGCCGTCATTATTGGTCAGCGCGACGCTGCTGGACTGACTGGAGCGCGCGAAGGCTGTATCCGCGGCAAGGAAGTTGAGGCCGGCGCCCTCGCCGAGCTTCTTGATGTTGTCCGGCGTGCAAGGGCCGGTCGTGGAGCTCTTTGCGAGGCAATCGGCTTCCTGGAGCGCCGCCGCCCTCACGGCTGCGAGCGCGGCCGTATCCGCGAGCCGGGTAAAGCGCGTCCGCATCGTCGCGGCGCGGGTGTAGTCGATCGTCGCGCCGACGATCATGACGAGGGGAATCAGAGACAGGGCGAAGAGAATGGCGATCGAGCCGCGCTCGTCCGCCTGAAATCCGGCGCTCGTCCAAGGGAAACCTTTGTTTTTCACGCCTTCCAACTCCGCCGCATAAAAACTACGGGCAAAGTGAAAGGGAGACGTTGAGCTTTCCTTTACAGAATAGGCGTGTGGCGCAGTTGATGCTTGTTGGATGTCGTACAAAGTCGGCGAAAAGGGAAGGATTTTCAAGGTATTGGAGGCTGGAGACGCCTCGGCGCGTCTCTTTCGGCCATAGTTTACAGCCTATTCCTGAAAATCCACACATCCCAGGCGCCGCTTTCCCTGGCGTCGAGCCGGGGATATAAGGCGCGCGCAGCTTGAGGATCGATCAAACATGCAGAAGATCAAGGTGGCCAATCCTGTCGTCGAGCTCGACGGCGACGAAATGACTCGCATTATTTGGGCCTTTATCAAGGACAAGCTGATCCGGCCCTATCTCGACATCGACCTTCTCTATTACGATCTCTCGATCCAAAGTCGCGACGCCACCAACGATCAAATCACGATCGACGCCGCCAACGCCATCAAGCAGCATGGCGTCGGCGTGAAATGCGCGACAATCACGCCCGACGAAGCGCGCGTGAAAGAATTCGGCCTCAAGGAAATGTGGAAATCGCCGAACGGCACGATCCGCAATATCCTCGGCGGCGTCATTTTTCGCGAGCCCATCATCTGCAACAACGTGCCGCGCCTCGTGCCGCATTGGACGCAACCGATCGTCGTCGGTCGCCATGCCTTCGGCGATCAATATCGCGCTACGGATTTCAAAGTGCCGGGCAAGGGCCGCCTCACCATCAAATTCGAGGGCGAGGACGGGCAGGTCATCGAGAAGGAAGTCTTCAAATACCCGGGCGCCGGCGTCGCCTTGTCGATGTACAATCTCGACGAGTCGATCCTCGAATTCGCCCGCGCGACCTTCAACTACGGCCTCCAGCGCAAATTCCCGGTCTATCTCTCGACCAAGAATACGATCCTCAAGGCCTATGACGGCCGCTTCAAGGACATTTTCCAGGACGTCTATGAGAGCGAGTTCAAGTCGCAATTCGAGACGCTGGGGCTTTGGTACGAGCATCGCTTGATCGACGACATGGTGGCTTCGGCGCTCAAATGGGCGGGCGGCTATATTTGGGCCTGCAAGAACTACGATGGCGACGTGCAGTCCGACATTGTCGCGCAGGGTTTCGGCTCGCTCGGCCTCATGACCAGCGTGCTGATGTCGCCCGACGGCAAGACGGTCGAGGCCGAAGCCGCTCATGGCACGGTGACGCGCCATTACCGCGAGCATCAGAAGGGCCACGAGACCTCGACGAATTCCATCGCCTCGATTTTCGCCTGGACGCGCGGTCTCGCTCATCGCGCCAAGCTCGACGGCAATGAGGAGCTTGCGCGCTTTTCGCAAACGCTCGAGGAGGTTTGCGTGAAGACGGTCGAAGCCGGCTTCATGACGAAGGATCTGGCGCTCCTCGTCGGCCATCATCAAAGCTGGCTGTCGACGACGGGATTCCTCGACAAGGTGGACGAAAATCTCCGCAAGGCGATGGAATAACTTCTCATCGTCGCCGCGGCGCGTCTCGCGGCAATCCGGCGACGCATGAATATAAGTGAGATTGTAAGTGTCACGCGCCGCGTCTATATAGGCGCGCCAATGGTCCAACGAGGGGATTCTCGGCCATGTCGGTGGAGCTGGACGAAGCCTATAAACCTTCCGACGACGAGCCTTTCATGTGCGATCGGCAGCGCGAATATTTTCGTCGCAAGCTGCTGGCGTGGAAAGAAGACATTCTCCAGGAAAGCCGCGAGACATTGGCGGCGCTTCAAAACGAGAATGAAAACCATCCCGACCTCGCCGATCGCGCCTCCTCCGAGACCGATCGCGCGATCGAGCTGCGCGCCCGCGACCGGCAGAGAAAGCTGATCGCCAAGATCGACGCGGCGCTCGGGCGTCTCGACGACGGCACATATGGCTATTGCGAGGAGACGGGCGATCCGATCTCCTTGAAGCGGCTCGATGCGCGGCCGATCGCGACGCTCTCCATCGAGGCGCAGGAGCGCCACGAGAGGCGCGAGAAGGTCTATCGCGACGACTGATACCCAATTGCCGTTTGAACAGCTCGCATTGGGGCTGTCATTCCCGGCGGGCTGAAAAGCCCGACCGGGAATCCAGAGCCAAAACGGCGGTGGCGGCTCTGGATTCCCGATCACTCGCTGCGCGAGCGTCGGGAATGACACTGAACCAATCGAGCGAATCACCAACAATTAGAAAGGGCGTCGCCGGTTTGGCGACGCCCTTCTTTTTTATTCCTTCTCGGGCCGGCCGAGCAGGCGGGCCATTTCGGCTTCCAGCGACTCCAACGGATCGACCTCTGCGGGCGCCGGCGGGGCTGGCGGGGGCGCCGATGGTCGCGCCGGGCCGGGCGGCGGCGCTGGCGGAGGAGCCGGAGGCCGGGCCTGGGCCGGCGCCGGCGGGGCGGCTGGAGGCTCGGCGACTGGAGCCGGCGCAGCAGGGGGCTGCGGAGGCGCCGGCGGCGCGGCGGGTTTCGGGGCGGGCGGCGGAGCCTCGGTTTTCGGCTGGATCAGCCGCTGGGTGCGCGCCAGGAAGGGCGGCGTCGCAGGTCGCGACGGGGCGCCTGGGCGTGGCGGCGGCGCCGGCGGCGGCGCAGCAGGACGGGGCGGCGGCGGGGCGGCCGTCGGTCCGGCGGGCGGCGGCGCGGGAGCGGGCTCCGGCGCGGTCGGCTTCGAGGGCGCGGGCGCGAACAGGTCCGGCGGCAGGTTGAGCGGCCCTGGAACGGCAGGTTTGGGAACGGGCCCCGGCGCGGGCTCGGCGGGAGGGCCGGGCGGCCAGGCGGTCGCCGGCGCCGCGCCGCGCGCCTCGGCAGGCGCACGAACGGGCGCTTCGGCGCGTGCGAACGATCCCTCGACGAGGAGGTCGTTCGGCCCGCCGATCAGCAGCAAATGTTCGATGTTGTCGCGACGGACGATGACGAGCTGACGCTCACGATCGAGGTCGAAGACGTCGACAACATCCAGGCGACGCGGTCCTTTTTTCGCTGCATCCGAGCGAATCTTTCGTCCAAACAGTAGACGGAAGATATAAAGAACCAGAAGCGCGGCGATGAGGAACGCCACGATTGCTCCGAGAACCGGTAGCAGTTGTGAGAATCTGTCTTGCATGAACCGCAGGTCTCTCTTCGAACGCGCTGAACCTTGCCAAATTATCAGCTTTTCTGGCAAGCGGGCCCAAAAGGTTAATCAATGGTTAACGCTTATGGGGCGGAAACCGAAATTGCCCGGCGCGCGGTTGCTATCTTGCGCGTGCGCAGCCATTCTTGCACACGAATCTGAAAGAGTTCTCAAACTTAGCAATTTTGCCGGCGTCGCTTCGATGCGCGGCTCATTAACCATATTCTGGCATGCAGACCGAATCGTCCGCGAGCAGGCTTCGCGGGCGCGATGGGCGGGGCGTAGGGGATGAGCGAGAGGGCAGCGTCGTCTGCATTTGATCGAAGCGAGCGACCGGGAAGCGCCGGGCTCGTGCTGACGTTCGCCATCGCGATTCTGACGGTTTCGGTCGGCTATTTCCTGGCGCCGACCGCCATGGCGCCGCGGCTCGTCATGCTGGCCCTCGCGCTCTTCGGCGTCGCCGGCGTGTTTTCGCTTTTCGCCTATGCCGTCGGGCTCATACAATTTTCGTCCCGCATTCCGCGCAACGACGTCACCAAGCTCATCGCCGACACGACCACCGAAGGCCTGGTCGTCACCAAGGGCGATATGCAGATCGTCTACGCCAATGAAGCTTACATGGAGCTCTGCGGCGCCCGCGACCCCTCGGGCCTGCAAGCCGTCGAACGGCTCTTTTCGGGCCCTCCGGAAGTCTCCGAAGCAATCTATCGGCTGGCGCAGGCCGCGCGCTCGGGAAGAGCGCATGTCGAAGATCTGCGCTTGTCGCCGCCGCTCACCGGCGCCGGCGCGGTCGGCTGGTATCGCATCAAGGTGCGGCCCTTGCCGGAGGCCGGCCAGCGCGCGACGCTGTGGGGCGTCGCCGACGTCACGAGCGAGCGGCAGCGGCAGGAGGGCGTGTTTCAGGAGCTCCAGCACGCCATCGACTTTCTCGACCATGCGCCGGCAGGCTTTTTCTCGTCCACGCCCGACGGCGCCGTTTCTTATATGAATAAGACGCTCGCCGGCTGGCTCGGCTACGATCTCACCCAGGTGGGCTCGGGGGGCGCAAGTCTTTCCGCCATCGTCGCCAATAATGGCGCGGCGTTGCTGGCCGCCGTCTCCGGCTCGCCGGGAGAGGTCTGCACGGAGCAGATCGACCTCGATCTGCGCTGCAAGAACGGCCGCTCCTTGCCGGTGCGACTCCTTCATCAGGTGGCTTTCGGCCAGGACGGCGTCGCTGGCGCCTCGCGAACGCTCGTCCTCAACCGCACGGCCGGCGAAAAGCCGGAGGAAGGGCTGCGCGCCGCCGAGGTGCGTTTCGCGCGCTTCTTCAATTCGACGCCCATGGCCATAGCGACGCTCGACGCGCAGGGCCGCGTGCTCGACTCCAACGCCGCCTTCGCCAAGCTGCTCCCGAAGGCGGCGCTCCACGGCAAGGAAGGCTGGTCGCTACTCGCCGGCCTCTCTGAGAGCGACGCGCAGGCTTTGCGCAAGGCGATCGAGGAGGCGGTCGAAGGCAAGAGCGACGTCAAGCCGGTCAATGTGTCCTTTGAGGAAGGGGCGGGACCGCGCTCGGCCCGCTTCTTCGCGTCCGCAGCGGAGGATTCCGGCCAGAAAGGCGCGACCCTCTATGCGCTCGACACAACCGAGCAGCGCAAGCTGCAGGAGGAATTCGCCCAGTCGCAGAAGATGAACGCCGTCGGCCAGCTCGCCGGCGGCATCGCCCATGACTTCAACAATATGCTGACGGCGATTATCGGCTATTCCGATCTTCTGCTCTCGAACCACCGGCCGACCGACCCTGCTTTCCGCGACATCCGCCAGATCAAGGAGACCGCGAATCGCGCCGCCGGCCTGACCCGCCAGCTGCTCGCCTTCTCGCGTCGCCAGACGCTGCGGCCGCAAGTTCTTCAGCTCGGCGACGCCTTGTCCGAGCTGCAAAATCTGCTGCGCCGGATCGTCGGCGAGAAGAACGAGCTCGATCTGCGGCAGGGGCGCGATCTGTGGTTCGTGAAGGCCGATCTCACGCAATTCGAGCAGGTCATCATCAATCTCGTCGTCAACGCCCGCGACGCCATGGCGGACACGGGCGGCCGCGTGCAGATCCGCACGCGCAACGTCACCAAGGACGAATGCGCCGGCTTCAATGAGATTCATCTCGTCGCGGCGGACTATGTGCTGGTCGAGGTTGAGGACTCGGGCAGCGGCATTCCGCCCGAGGTGATGGAGAAAATTTTCGAGCCCTTCTTCACCACCAAGGAGGTCGGCAAGGGCACGGGCCTCGGCCTCTCGACCGTCTTCGGCATCGTCAAACAGTCGGGCGGCTTCATCTTCGCACAGAGCGAAGTGGGCAAGGGCACGGTCTTCCGCATCTTCATGCCGCGCTTCATCCCCGAAGAGAAGGAAGCGCCGAAGCCGGAGGCCGAGGCGCCGAAGGCCGCGGCCGATTACACGGGGCAGGGCGTAATCCTCCTCGTCGAGGACGAAGACGCGGTGCGCTCCATCGGCGCGCGCTCGCTCAAGTCACGCGGCTTCACCGTGCTGGAGGCTTCCACCGGCCTCGAAGCGCTGGAGGTTGTCGAGGAGGTCGGCGGCAAGATCGACCTCATCGTCTCGGACGTGGTCATGCCCGAGATGGACGGACCGGCCATGTTCGCCGAATTGCGCAAGCGCGGCGTCACGGCCAAGGTGATCTTCGTGTCGGGCTATGCCGAGGAGGCTTTCGCCAAGAATTTGCCAGAAGGCGATTTCGGTTTCCTGCCCAAGCCGTTCTCGATCAAACAGCTCATCGAGACGGTGAAATCGCATATGGCGGCGCAGGGCGGGTAGCCACCGCCGTCATTGCGAGGAGCGAAGCGACGAAGCAATCCAGAGCCACATCACGGCCCTGGATTGCTTCGCTTCGCTCGCAATGACGGCGCTGGTTTGTTCTGGATGCAATGTCCCCACGTTACGTTTTCGAGCATGACAAAGATCGATTTTAAAAAAGCTTCTCCAGCGCTTTATCGCGCCCCGACAAATCGCTTCGCGCTCGTCGACGTTCCAGCGATGCGTTTCGTGATGGTCGACGGCGCCGGCGATCCCAATACCGCACCGGCCTACAAGCAGGCGGTCGAATGGCTCTTCTCTGTGAGCTACGCGATGAAATTCGCCGCGAAGGCGTCGCTTGGCAAAGACTATGTCGTGCCGCCGCTGGAAGGCTTGTGGGAGGCGGACGATCCGGCTGATTTCGTTGCGCGTCGCAAGGACCGCTGGCGCTGGACGATGATGATCCTGGCGCCGGATTTCCTGGACGACGGCGTGTTTCTCGCGGCGATTGAAAAGTCGAAAAAGAAGCTCGGCGCGCCCCCTGATAGCCTGCGTATGGAAATCTACGACGAAGGTCCGTCGCTCCAAATATTGCACATCGGCGCCTATGACGACGAAGGACTGGCGCTCGCGCGGCTGCATCACGAGGAAATGCCGTCGCGGGGGTATGTCTTCGCTGGCAGGCATCACGAAATCTATCTGAGCGATCCGCGCAAGACCGAGCCCGCGAAATTGAGGACCATTCTCCGGCAGCCTGTCAGGCGCGGCGCATAGGGGGCGCCGGACCGCGAGCCTTCAGGCTCGCCTGAAGGAAGCGAGCCTGAAGGCTCGCGCAGGGTGCTGACAAAGTGGCGATGACGCCCCTCGTGCTTCGAGACGCCTGCTACGCAGGCTCCTCAGCATGAGGAGCTTCTGAAACCTCATCAAACACTTAGGCCTCACCCTGAGGAGCGAGCGAAGATCGCGTCTCGAAGGGCGAGGCCACCTCGGAGGTTTGTCAACAATCTGAGCGAGCCTGAAGGCTCGCGGTCCAAGGGGCTTGCTACAACGTCGGCGCCACCACGCGGACCCGGCGCTTCACGCCATCGGGACCGACGACGTCGCGGAAAACCTCCGGCCCGCCGGTCGTCACGCTTCCCTCTGCGCCGCGCAGGCCGGCGTTGGCCGCGGCGGGCGTGGGCGGCAGGGAAAGCGCCGGCTTCTTCGCGCGCGGATCGCCGGGCAGAATCGGGCGCGACAATTGCTCCGCCTGTTCGGCCGTGACCATCTGGTCCTTCTTGTTGCGCTCGGCGAGGATGCGTTCGGCCTCGGCCAGCGCCTCGGTCCAGCTCTGACCTTTGGGCTTGCAGCCGCAGGAGGCGTCGTAGGTCTTCTCGAATTTGTGCGCGTTCGGGAGATCCCCATAGGCCTCGCCGTCGATCGAAATCGCCGATTCGAGCCCCTTCGATTGCGATTGCGTGTAGAGCTTGGCCTCCGTTCCCGGACACATGGCCTTGCAGAGCGTGTTGAGATCGTCGAGCTGCCCGCTTCTGGCAGAGTAAGTGATCGGGAAGAAGCCGCCGTCGCAGGTCCGCACGCAGATCGCCATGGGGCCGCCCTGAGGGCGTCCATCGACGAATTGACCGTCTCCTTCGTAATCCGGGTCGAGCGTCTGATAGCCTGGATCGTCGGGGGCCTCCCGATAACCGGGCGCCGGCTCCGGCTGCCGGACCCCGAAAAGCTCCTCGAAGAAGCTCTTGGGCTCGGGCTCGCGCGCTGCCACGCGCTGGTTGCGGCAATCGACCTCATAGCGCGCCATGAGCGCCTGTCTTTGGCTGTCGTCGGCGGCGCCCTGCTCATAAGCGGCGATGCTGCCTTGCAAAGCGCTGAGCCGCGCGCTGATCTGCGCGCATTGCGGCGGCGGCGGATTGCCGAAGAACAGGAACTGCTCGCGATCGCAGCCCATCGCGCGGCCCTTGGCGGCGAGGCGGCCATATTCGCCCCGCTGCTTGGCTGCGGCGGCGCGATAGCGGGCGGCCATGCCCTCGGCGCCGGCCTTGGCGATCTGACCGCGTAGATCCGTGCAATAGGCGCTCTCGGCGCGCGCGCTTCCGCGAGGGAGGAAGACGAGGGCGACGAGCGCCAATGCAAAAAGGAAGCGGGTAGTCGTCGGCCCCAAGGTCGGCCTCATCTCGTGCTCCGGCTGCCGGCCCGGCGCGACATTCATCTAGCGCCCAAGCTCAAGAATCGCGGGCGGCCCGAGCATATCCGCTTTTTCGCGCCGCCGATCAATCTTACGGGGCGTTACCCCGTCGGTCGAAGGATCTTTCGTCCTTCGCGCCGCCGCCTGTGGCGGCTCTTTCAGGATGCGTGCGTCCGACATCCGATCGCCTTGGATTCTCTCCTGCATCATGTCGGCAACAAGGCGGTCGCGAGGCCCGCGCCGCGCCATTTTTTTGCAGGAGCGAAGCCTCCGGCACTTCCCATGCGCCAAGTCCTCGCCCATATCCCGCGCGACGGCATTGGAGACCGGCTTATGAAGACGAACCGTTTTGGCGCGATATTCTCGATTGCTTTCGCAGCCGCGCTCGGCGCGAGCGCGGCCTGCGCGCAGGAAGGGCCGGACCTGATCTTCCGCAAGTCGACCGACTTCAAGCTGCTGACGCCCAACGACAAGCTCGCGACCTATGTCGTCGACGATCCGCTCATCGACGGCGTCGCCTGCGCTTTTACGGCGCATGAAAAGGGCGGCGTCGCCGGCATGTTCGGCGTGGCTGAGCA contains:
- the cckA gene encoding cell cycle histidine kinase CckA produces the protein MSERAASSAFDRSERPGSAGLVLTFAIAILTVSVGYFLAPTAMAPRLVMLALALFGVAGVFSLFAYAVGLIQFSSRIPRNDVTKLIADTTTEGLVVTKGDMQIVYANEAYMELCGARDPSGLQAVERLFSGPPEVSEAIYRLAQAARSGRAHVEDLRLSPPLTGAGAVGWYRIKVRPLPEAGQRATLWGVADVTSERQRQEGVFQELQHAIDFLDHAPAGFFSSTPDGAVSYMNKTLAGWLGYDLTQVGSGGASLSAIVANNGAALLAAVSGSPGEVCTEQIDLDLRCKNGRSLPVRLLHQVAFGQDGVAGASRTLVLNRTAGEKPEEGLRAAEVRFARFFNSTPMAIATLDAQGRVLDSNAAFAKLLPKAALHGKEGWSLLAGLSESDAQALRKAIEEAVEGKSDVKPVNVSFEEGAGPRSARFFASAAEDSGQKGATLYALDTTEQRKLQEEFAQSQKMNAVGQLAGGIAHDFNNMLTAIIGYSDLLLSNHRPTDPAFRDIRQIKETANRAAGLTRQLLAFSRRQTLRPQVLQLGDALSELQNLLRRIVGEKNELDLRQGRDLWFVKADLTQFEQVIINLVVNARDAMADTGGRVQIRTRNVTKDECAGFNEIHLVAADYVLVEVEDSGSGIPPEVMEKIFEPFFTTKEVGKGTGLGLSTVFGIVKQSGGFIFAQSEVGKGTVFRIFMPRFIPEEKEAPKPEAEAPKAAADYTGQGVILLVEDEDAVRSIGARSLKSRGFTVLEASTGLEALEVVEEVGGKIDLIVSDVVMPEMDGPAMFAELRKRGVTAKVIFVSGYAEEAFAKNLPEGDFGFLPKPFSIKQLIETVKSHMAAQGG
- a CDS encoding GyrI-like domain-containing protein; the encoded protein is MTKIDFKKASPALYRAPTNRFALVDVPAMRFVMVDGAGDPNTAPAYKQAVEWLFSVSYAMKFAAKASLGKDYVVPPLEGLWEADDPADFVARRKDRWRWTMMILAPDFLDDGVFLAAIEKSKKKLGAPPDSLRMEIYDEGPSLQILHIGAYDDEGLALARLHHEEMPSRGYVFAGRHHEIYLSDPRKTEPAKLRTILRQPVRRGA
- a CDS encoding DUF2865 domain-containing protein → MRPTLGPTTTRFLFALALVALVFLPRGSARAESAYCTDLRGQIAKAGAEGMAARYRAAAAKQRGEYGRLAAKGRAMGCDREQFLFFGNPPPPQCAQISARLSALQGSIAAYEQGAADDSQRQALMARYEVDCRNQRVAAREPEPKSFFEELFGVRQPEPAPGYREAPDDPGYQTLDPDYEGDGQFVDGRPQGGPMAICVRTCDGGFFPITYSARSGQLDDLNTLCKAMCPGTEAKLYTQSQSKGLESAISIDGEAYGDLPNAHKFEKTYDASCGCKPKGQSWTEALAEAERILAERNKKDQMVTAEQAEQLSRPILPGDPRAKKPALSLPPTPAAANAGLRGAEGSVTTGGPEVFRDVVGPDGVKRRVRVVAPTL